In Heteronotia binoei isolate CCM8104 ecotype False Entrance Well chromosome 1, APGP_CSIRO_Hbin_v1, whole genome shotgun sequence, the genomic window CATTACAGCTGAAAGAGAATGGCATGTTTTATATTCTTAGTAAGCGCTACCGTTTTTGAAAAATGTGAAGTACAAAGAAATCCTAACAAGTACTTAACTCCGAGCAGCATTTCCAAAAAATACAGCTATTTACAGatcttttgtttctttaaaaaaagaggttCAGCTTTCACCTACGTAGCCACAATTGTGCCTCTATAATGAGACAAGCCCTTAAAAACTCATGGAATTTTAAAATTTATCACTAGCGCCATATTGTTCCTCAGCGCTTACGACGAGGAGGAGTCACTGATCTGAAAAATAAAGAGAAGGGGGGAAATTAAAGAGAAAAACAAtcaaaattacacacacacacaaacttcagGCTTAATCATTATCTTTTCTTCTTTTAAGAAAAAAGCAATCCTAAATGCCCTCCTCCCCAAATAATTTAAAGAGGTTAGCTTAATTTGTAATAAATATATAGGTTGCAGGCATGATGATGgaatacaaataaatacataaatcaaATAAGAAACTTAAAATAATACTACCTTGATCGTGATTTAGACTTGTGTTTGCGGCTTGCCTTCTTACCAGACCTTTGAGATTTCTCCACAGACCGTGACCGACTATGCTTCGATTTCTTAGGTTTCTTTTCTTTGATGCTACCTGGTGACTCAGAACTGCTTCTTGTGCTAGATTCTGAACCCGAATGCTTTTTGCTATCTTTGGTAGAACTTCTCTTGCTTTCCTGTCTAGAATCATGCCTTACAATTTTTGCACATACTGAATCACTATGGGACAGAgttctttcactttctcttttCCTCTTTAATCTCTCATCATGATTGCTGACTttactgtctttttcttcttttctctgtttttctttgcgTTTCTCCTggtccctctccctttccctgttCTTTTTCTTATCTTTTTCTATGCTTCTACTgcgctccttttttctttcctgaaCTTTCATCTCATGGCTGTGTTTGTGCCTGTTTCCACTGACACTTTTACTCTGGTCCTCGCTTTTACGTCTGTCTCTACTCCCACTGCGAGTGGAATGACTAGCCAGTCTATCCCTTGAGTGACTATTGCTTCTACGCCTCTCCCAGTTTCTGTCATGGGAAGGACTATGATTTCGtctcctctctcctctctctaCACTCCTATGTCTACTAGATCTTCGCCTTTCTCTTACCTTGCCCCTACTcctgctcctctccctcctgtttcTTTGTGAATAGCTCCTGCTCCTACTGCGCCTAACCTTATGAGAAAGTGATCTGCTGCGACTACgtctcttttttcttttaggaGAGGAAGAATGCGAAGAGCTGCGGCTGCTGCCTGAGCTACTGCTGTAGGATGAACTAGaggctgtgctgctgctgctgctactgctgcttctACTATTGCCACTTGAGCTACCACTGCTTGAACTTTTGGACCTACTCCTTCctgatctttctctctctttaaccTCTTTTTTGGGTTCAACATCTGGTGTTGTTTCTTTTGGGGACTTTTTCTTTTCATTAAACAcctcctcctcatcctcttgCTTCACATCCTCTGGCGGCAAATTGCTGCTTTGCTCTTTACTGGCGAGTTCACTCATCTCTTTTGCCATCTTCTCATTCTGGAGTTTTTCTTCTGCAAATATACAAATCATAATTTAAAAACCAAGCTGTAATTTTAAGTCAAGAGGGTTCACATATCCAAGAAATCTGAACTTAAACCAAAAAACATAAAGCTATATACCAATAAGGTGATTCCTTTACAATCTTTCCGCTGGTTACTTAGAAGTCTGTGGGGTTACTTCTAAGTAAACACCCATTACATCATGCTATTAATCTAGaacggggtgtcaaacatgtggcccaaggacTGGGCCAGGTCCCcgaagggctcttatcaggcttaCAAGCACCTcactgtcatcagcttccttctctctctcttgcttccttctgcatcacagcttgttttgccaggcttgctcaatcacacaggagctacagagcaaagcctctattttctccattgactgaccagcacatgaagcaacttgtgtataaaagctcacaatgcccagtcatttcatgttttcctctggattTAGGttcaaagtattgaccatgagatttctgcaacaaatgtcaataaatcaaaagtagtttGCAACttaaacacacaaacacctgAACATCTGAATGGCATACTCAAGatagctacagcacagacattgtctccagattttgatgcaataattcagagcaagagttatcagaaactgttaaataaacaaaatactgcaagagtgccaATCTTTTAAGCGTATTTTAAGTTTCaaataaaaatctttgtgttgcctgtgtcctttataaagtttatatctctgctacctggcattacatcttatgacacacaaggtccggcccaacaaggtctcatttatgtcagatccggtcctcataacaaatgagttcaacacccctgatctagaagttCTATTTCAACAAGAGGTAGAGGCAAGTATATTAGGAATGAAATCTGGTAAGGATTTTTTGTTAAAGATAAATAATGTACTCATTTATGTAACCTtacccctcccaaatctccacaaTTAAAGCAAAAATATACTACACACATCAGTATCTGAAGTGAACGTCTGTCCTACCTTCTAACTGTTTCTCTAACAGTAGTTGctgttctctctccttcctccaaaATGCTTCCTGTTTTTGCCTGATTCTGTGTCGCAGTTCCTCATCATCAGTATCGGATGACTCAGAGCCTCTGTCGCTTCTTTCATCGTCACTGTCTCCTGATCCATAACCACCCAGTCCACCTGCGTGCATAAAGCCTAGTCTATCACGAGGAAAGATTAATTCTGCTTCTTAATACTTCTGCAGGGCAAAGATGAAAGTATATTGCCCTTCTTTCACTTCTTCACTGAAGAAGCCGTTTATTCTGGAGGAAGTGCCAATGCTGGTTGCCTGGAGTGTTCAAGGCCCGCACATTTGAACTGTTGTTCAGTATCTGGTTTTACTTCTTCCGGAATAGCTTGCATGTTTTCCAGCAAGCAATTGCTACAATTATATATTTTCCTTTACATATATAGGTTAAAAAAGCTCCTTGCAGAGCAATTTCAAATGCTTACTATACATCCACAATAGCCTATTCGCAGGAGTGCAGTGCCTAAGACCTTTCACTGAGTCATCTACAGAGGTTTCAGCCAGCTTCAATATCTAGGGTTTAAAAGTACCAAATGCCAATCAATTTTCTCTTGTTCAGAAAAGACTGTACATTAAAATGCACAGATATGAAACAGGAATGGACTTCTCTTCCCCCAAAAGACAGATCTGAAAAAAGTAACGGACTGGTAGAAAGTAATCCTGATCATCTGATAGAGAAGCATTTttactttcttttcctttctactCTTTATGTTTACAAAATGTATTTAATCTCACACAAATGAGCTCATCACCAGTggtcaaaatatttatttagaatcacaaaattaaacaaaactGTACTATTGGTGTTACACTGACATGTTAACAACACTGTTTAAAATATTACATCTCAAAATCCAACTCTGAATTTCACATCCAGCATGCTACACTACTGTATTAAGTGCTGGCTATGACAACTGAAAATGTTTGTATGGGTtttttgtgtgattttttttttaaagaaaaccaatATGCAATGGTAAGACTGACAGAAAGTAACACAGCTGAACTCAAAACAGGACAAATAATTCCTTAAATAACATTATATTTTAGTTAACAAATAACCTATCAGGAGGtacaaatttttaaaagaagcaagTTTACTTCAGAGAGCCAGCATACAATATGATTACAGAAGGAAGAATGCTACTGCACAATTTCACAAGTTTTGACAATATATTTTCCCTCTCTAAGATACAAGGAATTTATCAGGGGTTTGCCCAGTGCATCCTGAATGACTGTCATCTAGTTTCAGTACACATTAAGAAATGCAAGGCAGAGCTAGCTATCACCCCATTAAGCCCCTCTCAAAAATCAGCAACATACTTACCAAGACCAGTGAGGGAAGCCAATGCACTGGACTGTGCCAGCTGTTTTGCAGGAGCTTTGTATCACATCAACAACAGGAACAACATGTTAACACAAATAGCCACGATTTCATAGTCATGAGAGTCTATGGTATTGTTAAATCTACTACTATCGCTGTTTTGTGGAGGAGAGAAAAAACATTAAAAGCGTATCATCCATTGAAAACCCCAGTCATTTTCTGACCCTAAATGTTTAGAAAATTAAACTGTGAATTAATAGCggatagctttaaaaaaatcattctttAGTTATAAGTTTCAAAGATAAATTCATTTGCCGTCATCAAAGGATTAATTATATAGAACTATGTGAAGTAAAGTTACCTGCTTTTGTTAATACAATAGCTGGCTAACAGTGAAagcaaattaatttatttaaGCTTGCCTTTTGCTCAACTATATTTGAACTAAAAGTGCTATCAGAAAACCATTTAACATAAAATTGttacaataatttaaaataaatgaattatATAGAAAAAATGGAATAACTGAATTCACAATACACTGCACAGAACAATACACTGCACAGAACAACAATATATGATTATTAAATCTGAGTTTTTACAAAATCTTTCCCTTTCATCCCGATCAATTTTAGGTACAAAAactatggttttaaaatgttgtaagaCATGCAAAAAGAAGGATATCTAATGAAATTAATAGAAAGCATAAGCATACCTTTTATTGCTTTTCGGTGGACATCTTTAGCCACATAATAAATTTCTTCATTTGTGACATCTAGGAGAatttctgtcagcagcatttttgTCAGCAACATCTGAACAAGTTTAAATATAAAACAGTTCAAAATCCCAGCAAATACCATTCCCTTGACTCCTTCAGGTTATAA contains:
- the PNISR gene encoding arginine/serine-rich protein PNISR, whose product is MWDQGGQPWQQWPLNQQQWMQSFQHQQDPSQIDWAALAQAWIAQREASGQQGVVEQQGMMPNGQEMAGMEPGPNNHGNFQGDPNFNRMWQPEWSMPHQPPHPPPDQPWIPPAPGPMDIVPPSEDSNSQDSGEFAPDNRHIFNQNNHNFGGPPPDNFAMGPVNQFDYQHGATFGPPQGGFHPPYWQSGPPGPPGPPAPPAPPQNRRERPAFRDRQRSPITLPVKQEPPQIDAVKRRTLPAWIREGLEKMEREKQKKLEKERMEQQRSQLSKKEKKENVEPGEEDGPRLPQKSKFDSDDEDEDLDNVEAASSGKVSRSPSPAPQEEQSEPEMTEEEKEFQMMLLTKMLLTEILLDVTNEEIYYVAKDVHRKAIKAPAKQLAQSSALASLTGLGGLGGYGSGDSDDERSDRGSESSDTDDEELRHRIRQKQEAFWRKEREQQLLLEKQLEEEKLQNEKMAKEMSELASKEQSSNLPPEDVKQEDEEEVFNEKKKSPKETTPDVEPKKEVKERERSGRSRSKSSSSGSSSGNSRSSSSSSSSTASSSSYSSSSGSSRSSSHSSSPKRKKRRSRSRSLSHKVRRSRSRSYSQRNRRERSRSRGKVRERRRSSRHRSVERGERRRNHSPSHDRNWERRRSNSHSRDRLASHSTRSGSRDRRKSEDQSKSVSGNRHKHSHEMKVQERKKERSRSIEKDKKKNRERERDQEKRKEKQRKEEKDSKVSNHDERLKRKRESERTLSHSDSVCAKIVRHDSRQESKRSSTKDSKKHSGSESSTRSSSESPGSIKEKKPKKSKHSRSRSVEKSQRSGKKASRKHKSKSRSRSVTPPRRKR